The proteins below are encoded in one region of Chryseobacterium wanjuense:
- a CDS encoding cupin domain-containing protein yields the protein METPTKTFRRIVTGHDPEGKATIICDAPPVNTHLVGGKGGATFFEVWHTVETPVLIHPQPDETDENGLILPPPKNGTRIRVIDFPPEGDEIRNLTEKEAAEKFRSMGDENASTSSQGAPHPLMHRTETLDYGIVLEGEITMILDKGETTIKAGDIVIQVGTNHAWSNRSGKNCRMAFVLIDGQFTNNFNLKN from the coding sequence ATGGAAACCCCAACAAAAACATTCAGACGTATTGTGACAGGTCACGATCCGGAAGGGAAAGCAACAATCATTTGCGATGCACCACCCGTAAATACACACCTTGTAGGAGGAAAAGGAGGAGCCACATTTTTTGAAGTATGGCATACGGTAGAAACTCCGGTTTTAATACACCCTCAACCCGATGAAACAGACGAAAACGGTTTGATATTACCTCCTCCAAAAAACGGAACCAGAATAAGGGTTATCGATTTTCCGCCGGAAGGAGACGAGATCAGAAACCTTACAGAAAAAGAAGCCGCCGAAAAATTCAGATCAATGGGAGACGAAAATGCTTCCACTTCATCGCAAGGCGCTCCCCATCCATTGATGCATCGCACCGAAACGCTTGATTACGGGATTGTTTTGGAAGGAGAAATCACCATGATTCTGGATAAAGGAGAGACAACAATTAAGGCAGGAGATATTGTCATTCAGGTAGGGACGAACCATGCATGGTCAAACAGATCTGGAAAGAATTGCCGAATGGCTTTTGTATTAATCGACGGACAGTTTACCAACAATTTTAATCTTAAAAACTAA
- a CDS encoding carboxymuconolactone decarboxylase family protein, whose protein sequence is MRLQPLPPENLTSELRFVHDEISNLITKSQGQASMINDEGALLGPFPAMLHFPKFGIPALSFIRTLDTYATLDKKVREVAILTVGSTFGARFELYVHEIMAEAFGFSKSIVASLSAGIRPEGLNEQEAITYDIAYTLTHGKIVSNSTYRHAVDVLGKEAVGELFFLIGSYSLIAMILNGFDIPAPENNE, encoded by the coding sequence ATGCGTCTACAACCACTACCTCCGGAAAATCTTACTTCAGAATTACGTTTTGTACACGACGAAATCTCGAATCTCATTACAAAAAGCCAGGGACAGGCATCCATGATTAATGATGAAGGTGCTTTATTAGGTCCTTTTCCAGCTATGCTTCATTTTCCAAAATTCGGAATTCCGGCTTTGAGTTTTATCAGAACGCTGGATACCTATGCAACACTGGATAAAAAAGTGCGTGAAGTTGCCATTTTAACAGTCGGAAGTACATTCGGAGCCCGTTTTGAACTGTACGTTCATGAAATTATGGCGGAAGCTTTTGGTTTTTCTAAAAGTATTGTTGCTTCACTTTCGGCAGGAATTCGTCCGGAAGGATTGAATGAACAGGAGGCCATTACTTATGATATTGCTTACACATTAACCCACGGAAAAATTGTTTCCAATTCAACATACAGACACGCCGTGGATGTATTAGGAAAGGAAGCCGTTGGAGAGCTTTTTTTCTTAATCGGGAGCTATAGCCTTATTGCCATGATTTTAAATGGATTTGATATTCCCGCTCCGGAAAATAATGAGTGA
- a CDS encoding alpha/beta fold hydrolase: protein MKTMFLTLLLAAFTLLTSSSCSTDDDNTTTVPPQTYVLVHGAWQAPYVWNTVRANLEKQGQKVIVVELPGHGADNTPTHTLTLDVYRDKVIEAMNKAEGKVILVGHSMAGMVISNVAEKVPSKIQKLVYIGAFLPESGQSLGDLALLDPGSQLGGSLVQSADHLTFDVKSENLTHLFIGDGSQAAKDLVVSNYRPEPAIPLDDKVTLTSQNFGSVQKVYIKTLQDIVISPAFQDQMISKAGISKVYEVNTSHSPFLSKPNDVSDLLIKIGK, encoded by the coding sequence ATGAAAACAATGTTTTTGACGCTGTTACTAGCAGCGTTCACACTCCTTACGTCTTCATCTTGCTCGACAGATGATGATAACACTACCACTGTACCGCCGCAAACATACGTATTGGTACACGGTGCATGGCAAGCTCCTTACGTTTGGAATACGGTAAGAGCTAACCTTGAAAAACAAGGTCAGAAAGTAATTGTCGTAGAACTTCCGGGACACGGAGCAGACAACACCCCTACTCATACTTTAACTTTAGATGTTTATCGTGATAAAGTGATAGAAGCAATGAATAAAGCAGAAGGAAAAGTAATTCTCGTAGGACACAGCATGGCTGGAATGGTCATTTCCAATGTGGCAGAAAAAGTTCCTTCAAAAATCCAAAAATTGGTATACATCGGTGCTTTTCTTCCGGAATCCGGGCAGTCTTTAGGGGATTTAGCTCTGTTAGATCCGGGTTCTCAACTGGGAGGTTCGCTCGTACAGTCTGCAGATCATCTGACATTTGATGTAAAAAGTGAAAACCTAACCCATCTTTTCATCGGTGACGGTTCGCAAGCCGCAAAAGATCTTGTCGTGAGCAACTACCGTCCGGAACCGGCTATTCCTCTTGATGATAAAGTTACATTAACCAGCCAGAACTTCGGAAGCGTACAAAAAGTATATATCAAAACGCTTCAGGATATTGTGATTTCCCCGGCTTTTCAGGATCAGATGATCAGCAAGGCAGGAATTTCAAAAGTGTATGAAGTGAATACAAGCCACTCTCCGTTTTTGTCTAAACCAAACGACGTTTCAGATTTACTGATCAAAATCGGGAAATAA
- a CDS encoding putative quinol monooxygenase, giving the protein MTKTNRTLGYVLHHLIVAFSAFLLFSGMSIKAQEITVKLTRFEVKADYQNQLKETLSLYVKNAISKDGNIMAEAYYEREKPSVLWLIERWKNVSELENFNMGPQAKKINSLAKKALTEPLKTIQVKDLEPLSKEEWRRTSKKEDNQLTIMLFVDAKAGTEQTFKDVYHAAMPQFRSEPGVVTYQLSQFENDPTQFVTYEKFRGDDAFQYHLKFPPIQPVIDFLNSSIKKQPFQTGIHNLIEFAPLIRE; this is encoded by the coding sequence ATGACTAAAACAAATCGAACATTAGGATATGTTTTGCACCATCTGATCGTCGCGTTTTCAGCATTTCTTCTCTTCTCCGGAATGTCGATAAAAGCACAGGAAATCACAGTAAAACTGACACGGTTTGAAGTAAAAGCAGACTACCAGAATCAATTGAAAGAGACATTAAGCCTGTATGTAAAAAACGCCATTTCCAAAGACGGAAACATCATGGCTGAAGCGTATTACGAAAGAGAAAAACCTTCTGTTTTATGGCTTATCGAACGCTGGAAAAATGTAAGCGAACTGGAAAATTTCAATATGGGTCCGCAAGCGAAAAAAATCAATTCTTTAGCGAAAAAAGCATTAACAGAGCCTCTTAAAACAATTCAGGTAAAAGACCTGGAGCCGCTTTCAAAAGAAGAATGGCGCAGAACCTCAAAAAAAGAGGATAATCAACTCACAATCATGCTGTTTGTAGACGCAAAAGCGGGCACGGAACAAACATTTAAAGATGTTTATCATGCTGCAATGCCGCAGTTCAGAAGCGAGCCGGGAGTCGTGACTTATCAGCTTTCTCAATTTGAAAATGACCCGACACAATTTGTAACGTATGAAAAATTCAGGGGAGATGATGCCTTTCAATATCATTTGAAATTCCCTCCTATCCAGCCTGTTATTGATTTTCTGAATTCAAGTATTAAAAAACAGCCTTTTCAGACGGGTATTCATAATCTGATTGAATTTGCACCTCTTATCCGTGAATAA
- a CDS encoding DJ-1/PfpI/YhbO family deglycase/protease — MKTIYKTIVAAIIGIFAINNLNAQKTSHELEVVNQLASQPAVVNMPVSQLLNAPGNEALRDFFFKPVKDKTVLKGKKIAVIAADGFEEIELLGPVWYFKQLGAQVDIVAPKFNPAPARYGLVYPEMSKTHIMAIQYLQPVGWIKFDKTADQINVNDYHAVFIPGGAWNPDNLRYDKDVIKFLQDFNKSGKLIAAICHAPVVLASADILKGRKLTGYWNIQVDLKNAGATVVDEPVVTDGNIVTSRHPIDVADFSRAVESWLVKH, encoded by the coding sequence ATGAAAACTATTTACAAAACAATCGTAGCAGCTATCATTGGTATATTTGCTATCAACAATCTAAACGCACAAAAGACCAGCCATGAGCTTGAAGTAGTAAACCAATTAGCTTCACAGCCAGCTGTTGTCAACATGCCTGTTTCCCAATTATTAAACGCTCCCGGAAACGAAGCTTTGAGAGACTTTTTCTTCAAACCTGTAAAAGATAAGACCGTTCTTAAAGGCAAAAAAATCGCTGTAATCGCTGCCGATGGCTTTGAAGAAATCGAATTATTAGGCCCGGTTTGGTATTTCAAACAATTAGGCGCTCAGGTGGATATTGTAGCTCCGAAATTCAATCCTGCTCCTGCAAGATACGGGCTTGTTTACCCTGAAATGTCTAAAACACACATTATGGCCATTCAGTATTTGCAGCCTGTAGGATGGATTAAATTTGATAAAACTGCCGATCAGATCAACGTAAATGATTATCATGCCGTATTTATCCCCGGTGGAGCATGGAATCCGGATAACCTTCGTTATGACAAAGATGTAATTAAATTCCTTCAGGATTTCAACAAATCAGGAAAACTGATCGCTGCAATTTGTCACGCTCCGGTTGTATTGGCTTCTGCTGATATTTTAAAAGGAAGAAAACTTACCGGATACTGGAATATACAGGTTGACTTGAAAAATGCAGGAGCAACGGTAGTGGACGAACCTGTAGTGACAGACGGAAATATCGTTACAAGCCGTCACCCAATCGACGTTGCAGACTTCTCAAGAGCTGTAGAAAGCTGGTTGGTAAAACATTAA